Proteins from a genomic interval of Musa acuminata AAA Group cultivar baxijiao chromosome BXJ1-9, Cavendish_Baxijiao_AAA, whole genome shotgun sequence:
- the LOC103997609 gene encoding primary amine oxidase 1-like has protein sequence MSPFFFLLLLSFELACSYRHPLDPLTPSEISIVSSVIKTSHFGSSKSLSFHYVGLDEPDKPDLLEWSLCHRRSKEKALPPRRAFVIARSEGKTHEIYVDIASRSVVSDEIYEGFGYPMLTFEDEETASALPFSYPPFVASVAKRGLALEDVLCTPLSVGWFGEAEQGRRRVKIACYLTGDTVNFYARPLEGVTVVVDLDALAIVEYEDRVVVPVPESAGTDYRAAKQRPPFGPQTKPGAVVQPEGKGFEADGHMIRWANWEFHLGFDVRAGTVISVASVKDSEVGTPRRVLHRGFVSELFIPYMDPSEEWYYKTFFDAGENGFGLSAAPLEPNADCPANAAFMDAHFAGRDGAPVRIPNALCVFELYAGDASWRHTEFGFPGQVITEVRPDVSLVVRMVSAVGNYDYVIDWEFKTSGSIKIGVSLTGILEVKGTRYTHADQIAGDEHGTLLARNTIGVYHDHFVTFHLDLDVDGPANSFVRSKLKTVRVTDGSSRRRSYWTVAKETAKTEADARVELGDEPGELLVVNPSKRTRMGNLVGYRVISHGATAASLLSNDDYPQIRASYSKNQVWVTAYNKSEKWAAGLYTDESRGDDNLAAWSRRNAGIEDTDIVLWYTAGFHHVPCQEDFPLMPLLSGGFELRPANFFESNPLIKTRPNGPVLLPNCSRNP, from the exons ATGtctcccttcttcttcctcctcctcctctcgttcGAGCTGGCCTGCAGCTACCGCCATCCCCTCGACCCCCTCACCCCTTCCGAGATCTCCATTGTCAGCAGCGTTATCAAGACCTCCCATTTTGGCTCGTCCAAATCGCTTTCCTTCCACTATGTCGGCCTGGACGAGCCCGACAAGCCCGACCTGCTTGAGTGGTCGTTGTGCCACCGCCGAAGCAAGGAGAAGGCACTGCCGCCACGGCGAGCGTTCGTGATCGCCCGGTCCGAGGGGAAGACCCACGAGATATACGTGGACATTGCCAGTCGCTCCGTCGTCTCCGACGAGATCTACGAGGGATTCGGGTACCCCATGCTCACCTTCGAGGACGAAGAGACGGCCTCCGCCCTGCCCTTCAGCTACCCGCCGTTCGTGGCGTCGGTCGCGAAAAGGGGACTGGCGCTGGAGGACGTGCTGTGCACGCCCTTGTCGGTGGGGTGGTTCGGGGAAGCGGAGCAGGGGAGGCGGCGGGTGAAGATAGCGTGCTACCTCACGGGGGACACGGTCAACTTCTACGCGCGGCCATTGGAGGGGGTGACGGTGGTGGTGGACTTGGACGCCCTGGCGATCGTGGAGTACGAGGACCGGGTGGTGGTGCCGGTGCCGGAGTCGGCAGGGACGGACTACCGAGCCGCAAAGCAGAGGCCGCCGTTCGGGCCGCAGACGAAGCCCGGCGCCGTCGTCCAGCCGGAAGGGAAGGGGTTCGAAGCAGATGGCCACATGATCAG GTGGGCAAACTGGGAATTCCACTTGGGCTTCGACGTCCGAGCCGGGACAGTCATCTCCGTGGCTTCCGTGAAGGACTCCGAGGTGGGAACGCCGCGGCGAGTGCTCCACAGGGGCTTCGTGTCCGAGCTCTTCATACCGTACATGGATCCGTCGGAGGAGTGGTACTACAAGACCTTCTTCGACGCCGGCGAGAACGGCTTCGGGCTCTCGGCGGCCCCTCTGGAGCCCAACGCCGACTGCCCGGCCAACGCCGCGTTCATGGACGCCCACTTCGCCGGCCGAGACGGGGCGCCGGTCCGGATCCCGAACGCCCTCTGCGTCTTCGAGCTCTACGCGGGCGACGCCTCGTGGCGGCACACCGAGTTCGGGTTTCCCGGCCAAGTG ATAACGGAGGTGAGGCCGGACGTGAGCTTGGTGGTGCGAATGGTGTCCGCGGTCGGCAACTACGACTACGTGATAGACTGGGAATTCAAGACCAGCGGCTCCATCAAAATAGGG GTGTCACTGACAGGAATCCTGGAAGTCAAAGGCACGCGCTACACCCACGCAGACCAAATCGCCGGCGACGAGCACGGCACGCTGCTAGCTAGAAACACCATCGGCGTCTACCACGATCATTTCGTCACCTTCCACCTGGACCTCGACGTCGATGGACCCGCCAACTCCTTCGTCAGGTCCAAGCTTAAGACCGTGAGGGTGACCGATGGCAGCTCGCGGAGGAGGAGCTACTGGACGGTGGCGAAGGAGACGGCCAAGACAGAGGCCGACGCCCGAGTGGAGCTCGGCGACGAGCCGGGCGAGCTGCTGGTGGTGAACCCGAGCAAGAGGACGAGGATGGGGAACCTCGTCGGGTACCGGGTGATCAGCCACGGCGCGACGGCGGCCTCGCTGCTCTCCAACGATGACTACCCTCAGATCCGGGCGAGCTACAGCAAGAATCAGGTGTGGGTGACGGCTTACAACAAGTCGGAGAAGTGGGCGGCGGGGCTTTACACGGACGAGAGCAGGGGAGACGACAACTTGGCTGCATGGAGTCGGAG GAATGCAGGGATCGAAGACACAGACATCGTGCTGTGGTACACTGCGGGCTTCCATCACGTGCCCTGTCAAGAAGACTTCCCGTTGATGCCACTGTTGAGCGGTGGCTTCGAGCTTCGTCCAGCCAACTTCTTCGAGAGCAATCCATTGATCAAGACTCGGCCAAATGGGCCGGTGCTTCTGCCCAATTGTTCCAGGAATCCCTAG
- the LOC135592895 gene encoding mavicyanin-like, translating into MEKVLAMATGLVALLLVAGAGPAEGAVYKVGDSAGWTIIGSPNYTAWAASKTFHMGDTIVFEYNNSFHNVLEVTKAEYNACNASSPIATYATGNDSITIKTKGHHYFLCGFPGHCTIGQKVDINIPKSSSAAPSTSPAPAPSTSSGGSSGSSSGTGGIPAPAAAPRPSAGTKPVPQAFALVLAVFSFVAVAGGLVMQ; encoded by the exons ATGGAGAAGGTGTTGGCGATGGCAACGGGGTTGGTGGCGTTGCTTCTCGTCGCCGGTGCCGGGCCGGCGGAGGGTGCAGTTTACAAGGTGGGGGATTCCGCGGGGTGGACCATCATAGGGAGCCCCAACTACACTGCCTGGGCCGCGTCCAAGACCTTCCATATGGGAGACACCATCg TGTTCGAGTACAACAATAGCTTCCACAACGTGCTTGAGGTGACCAAGGCCGAGTACAATGCATGCAACGCCTCATCTCCGATCGCCACATACGCCACCGGTAATGACTCCATCACCATCAAGACCAAAGGCCACCACTACTTCCTCTGCGGCTTCCCCGGCCACTGCACCATCGGCCAGAAGGTGGACATCAACATCCCCAAGTCCTCCTCTGCTGCCCCTTCCACCTCCCCGGCTCCTGCCCCTTCGAcaagcagcggcggcagcagcggcagcagcagcggtacCGGAGGCATCCCTGCACCGGCAGCTGCCCCGCGGCCCAGCGCTGGCACGAAGCCCGTACCACAGGCGTTTGCCCTTGTTCTTGCTGTCTTCTCCTTCGTTGCCGTGGCCGGTGGCCTTGTTATGCAGTAG